A single genomic interval of Anopheles marshallii chromosome 2, idAnoMarsDA_429_01, whole genome shotgun sequence harbors:
- the LOC128706844 gene encoding innexin inx3: protein MAVFGLVSAVAGFVKVRYLQDKAIIDNMVFRCHYRITSAILFACCIIVTANNLIGDPISCINDGAVPVHVINTYCWITYTFTLPGQHGRRLGTEVAHSGLGNDNQERTYHSYYQWVPFMLFFQGLLFYVPHWIWKNWEEGRMRMITEGMRGVSTASPAERKSRHDRLAQYLYDSANTHNTYSFGYFFCEALNFINVVGNIFFVDKFLGGAFLTYGSDVLRFSNMNQENRSDPMIEIFPRVTKCTFHKYGSSGSIQKHDALCVLALNILNEKIYIFLWFWFIILAVASGLAIVYSAAIVMMPTSREAVLRRRFRKADPGDVCNLIRRVQIGDFLMIHLLGQNLNVTSYGEMLHSFINMLDEGRPISGDTPSAPSTLEMAPMYPAIEKYGKETET, encoded by the exons ATGGCTGTGTTTGGACTCGTCTCAGCCGTGGCTGGGTTCGTGAAGGTGCGATACCTGCAGGATAAAGCCATCATTGATAACATGGTGTTCCGGTGTCACTATCGCATAACTAGTGCGATCTTATTTGCCTGCTGTATTATCGTCACTGCTAACAATCTGATTGGCGATCCAATATCCTGCATAAACGACGGAGCCGTCCCCGTGCACGTGATTAACACCTACTGCTGGATCACATACACGTTCACATTGCCCGGGCAGCATGGACGTCGGTTGGGCACGGAAGTGGCCCACTCTGGTCTGGGCAACGACAACCAGGAACGGACGTATCACAGTTACTACCAGTGGGTGCCGTTCATGCTGTTCTTCCAGGGCTTGCTGTTCTATGTGCCACACTGGATTTGGAAAAATTGGGAAGAGGGTCGCATGCGTATGATCACCGAAGGTATGCGTGGCGTATCAACAGCAAGTCCTGCGGAACGCAAATCGCGTCATGATCGTTTAGCGCAATATTTGTACGACAGTGCCAACACGCATAACACATATTCGTTCGGATATTTCTTTTGCGAGGCCCTCAATTTTATCAATGTG GTGGGCAACATATTCTTTGTCGACAAATTTTTGGGTGGTGCTTTCTTAACCTACGGATCAGATGTGCTAAGATTCTCTAATATGAACCAAGAAAATCGTTCTGACCCTATGATCGAG ATATTCCCAAGAGTAACTAAGTGCACGTTCCACAAATATGGTTCCTCAGGTAGCATTCAGAAGCATGATGCACTTTGCGTACTGGCACTcaacattttgaatgaaaagatCTACATTTTTCTGTG GTTCTGGTTCATTATTCTTGCGGTTGCCTCCGGTTTGGCGATTGTCTACTCTGCCGCTATCGTCATGATGCCGACGTCGCGAGAAGCCGTTCTGAGACGTCGCTTCCGCAAAGCTGACCCCGGTGACGTTTGCAACCTTATTCGCCGTGTACAAATCGGTGATTTCCTCATGATTCATCTGCTTGGCCAAAATCTCAACGTTACCTCGTACGGTGAGATGCTGCACTCTTTTATCAACATGCTAGACGAGGGTCGGCCAATCTCGGGGGACACACCGTCGGCACCATCGACACTCGAAATGGCTCCCATGTATCCGGCGATCGAGAAATACGGTAAAGAAACTGAAACATAA